In Lachnospiraceae bacterium, one DNA window encodes the following:
- a CDS encoding DUF951 domain-containing protein, which yields MPEERLNYEVGDIVKLKKPHPCGSSEWEILRVGADFRLKCTGCGHQIMVARRLVEKNTKGLKKKDGITG from the coding sequence ATGCCTGAAGAACGTTTAAACTATGAAGTAGGAGATATCGTAAAATTAAAAAAGCCCCACCCGTGTGGAAGCAGTGAGTGGGAGATCTTAAGAGTAGGAGCGGATTTTCGCTTAAAATGCACCGGCTGCGGGCACCAGATCATGGTAGCCCGCAGACTGGTGGAGAAGAATACAAAAGGGTTAAAGAAAAAAGATGGGATCACCGGTTGA
- a CDS encoding NAD-dependent protein deacylase — MDEKWQQLKDWINESDNIVFFGGAGVSTESGIPDFRSVDGLYNQKYKYPPERIISHSFYIQNPEEFYRFYKDRMLFPDAKPNAAHKALAKLEQEGKLKAVITQNIDGLHQMAGSKEVLELHGSVHRNYCTRCGQFYDLDYVRNSEGVPTCSCGGRIKPDVVLYEEGLDDRTIRKSIDYIRNADMLIIGGTSLVVYPAAGLIDYYRGSKLVLINKSVTSRDSQADLVISDSIGKVLGAVVE, encoded by the coding sequence ATGGATGAAAAATGGCAGCAGTTAAAAGACTGGATCAATGAAAGCGACAACATTGTATTCTTTGGCGGAGCTGGTGTCTCCACGGAAAGCGGCATACCGGATTTTCGCAGTGTAGACGGGCTGTATAACCAGAAATATAAATATCCGCCGGAACGGATCATCAGCCACAGCTTTTACATACAGAATCCGGAAGAATTTTACCGCTTCTATAAAGACCGCATGCTGTTTCCTGATGCAAAACCGAATGCAGCCCATAAAGCTCTTGCAAAACTGGAACAGGAAGGAAAATTAAAGGCTGTGATTACCCAGAACATTGACGGTCTTCACCAGATGGCAGGAAGCAAAGAAGTGCTGGAGCTTCATGGTTCTGTACACAGAAATTACTGCACCCGCTGCGGCCAGTTTTATGATCTGGACTATGTAAGAAACAGTGAAGGCGTTCCCACCTGCTCTTGTGGCGGCCGCATCAAACCGGATGTAGTCCTTTATGAAGAAGGACTGGATGACCGTACGATCCGGAAATCTATTGACTATATCCGCAATGCAGACATGCTGATCATTGGCGGCACTTCCCTTGTAGTTTATCCGGCAGCAGGTCTTATTGACTATTACAGAGGCAGTAAACTGGTTCTGATCAATAAAAGCGTAACTTCCAGAGATTCCCAGGCAGATCTGGTGATCTCTGACAGCATCGGAAAGGTGCTGGGAGCAGTTGTGGAATAA